The following are encoded in a window of Perca fluviatilis chromosome 21, GENO_Pfluv_1.0, whole genome shotgun sequence genomic DNA:
- the LOC120551549 gene encoding uncharacterized protein K02A2.6-like: MMTADLETRAELSKETIIELQARASPQEKTVWKSRGAMQSEGLWRGPDGRPILPPGVRETALEEAHGVGHVGVIQMLRNLQHWWHPFMKPMVEQVTKTCPQCQAFNPKPTVKPDGGQYPLETVAGKEIGIDYTDMTDRVQGCRYLLVCVDSYTGWPEAMPAKNEDAQTVIKFLINQYIPQHGFPERIKSDNGSHFKNKDLQKVELMLGLKHKFGSVYHPESQGKVERMNLTLKNKMSKICNQTGMNWLQALPLALMTIRMSVNSRTGLSPYELQTGRCFPGPWSQLPLTEPSPVTISHKAFFRQLQGTVSLFSKQVTARTPERSNQTPPDAQWVLLKAIKRKWSEPRWQGPFRVTARTSHAVQLEGKGKQWYHWSQCAAAQEPGRSTKEVARDLAASAEGSPPDTREKEAE, from the coding sequence ATGATGACTGCAGACCTAGAAACCAGGGCCGAGCTTAGCAAAGAAACAATCATTGAGTTACAAGCACGAGCTTCCCCCCAAGaaaaaactgtttggaaaagcagGGGAGCTATGCAAAGTGAGGGGTTGTGGCGGGGCCCGGATGGTAGACCTATTCTGCCACCAGGGGTACGGGAGACGGCCCTAGAAGAAGCTCATGGGGTGGGACATGTAGGGGTCATTCAGATGTTGAGAAACCTACAACATTGGTGGCATCCATTCATGAAACCAATGGTAGAGCAGGTAACCAAGACCTGTCCCCAATGCCAAGCATTCAACCCTAAGCCTACAGTGAAACCAGACGGGGGACAGTACCCCCTTGAGACAGTGGCAGGGAAAGAGATTGGGATTGACTACACTGACATGACGGACAGGGTACAGGGTTGCAGGTATTTGCTGGTGTGTGTGGATTCCTACACTGGATGGCCAGAGGCCATGCCCGCAAAAAATGAAGACGCTCAGACCGTAATTAAATTTCTAATCAACCAATATATTCCCCAGCATGGGTTCCCTGAAAGGATAAAGTCAGATAATGGTTCCCATTTCAAAAACAAAGATTTGCAAAAGGTGGAACTCATGTTGGGGCTAAAGCATAAATTTGGCTCCGTATACCACCCTGAATCTCAAGGCAAGGTAGAAAGGATGAACCTgaccttaaaaaacaaaatgtctaaaatatgCAACCAAACAGGGATGAATTGGCTGCAAGCCCTCCCCCTGGCTCTCATGACGATAAGAATGTCAGTAAACAGTAGGACAGGCCTCTCACCATATGAGCTACAAACAGGGAGGTGTTTCCCGGGGCCCTGGTCTCAGCTTCCACTTACTGAGCCTTCACCTGTAACCATTTCTCACAAAGCTTTTTTCCGCCAGCTACAGGGCACAGTCTCCTTGTTTTCTAAACAGGTGACCGCCCGCACCCCAGAACGAAGCAACCAAACTCCTCCAGACGCTCAGTGGGTGCTCCTGAAAGCAATCAAGAGGAAGTGGTCTGAACCTCGCTGGCAGGGGCCCTTCAGAGTGACGGCGAGAACATCCCACGCAGTACAGCTCgagggaaaaggtaaacagtggtACCACTGGAGCCAGTGTGCTGCTGCCCAGGAGCCAGGCCGCTCCACCAAGGAAGTAGCCAGAGATCTGGCTGCCAGCGCGGAGGGCTCTCCGCCAGACACTAGGGAAAAAGAGGCAGAATAA
- the LOC120551670 gene encoding uncharacterized protein LOC120551670: protein MNLLGRDLLIKLGVSILCCADGILLTFPDGHQMTCSEGNQGHGQYILSPTSDSYADIYWAMLSPEGPGSGGILKQFFLWKPWISQVAPFVPPPDPPHVTLNYDVHSDLCYQDAFDAIADTRWDIHSQNIFVGREGVAASVQLTPEQLPWFVMTEESAPHVSLALHPGYEAKSFSPMVKTALTATDWTLTPLPKVQYSPSTKTFRILCKGRDTAFLQHDLIARHHGRERTDHQDAKAMLDGLPTTLWSQTPTDVGLVHCAPLTFHLRPSPPVWIPQYSCSREKQLGISDTVTGLIEAGVLEPSVPQWNTPLLPVLESRNR, encoded by the coding sequence ATGAACCTCCTTGGCAGAGATCTCCTCATAAAACTGGGCGTGTCTATCCTGTGTTGTGCTGATGGAATATTACTGACTTTCCCTGACGGCCATCAAATGACCTGTTCTGAAGGAAACCAGGGCCACGGACAATACATCCTTTCCCCCACCTCTGACTCCTACGCTGACATTTACTGGGCTATGTTGTCTCCAGAAGGCCCGGGCTCCGGGGGTATCCTGAAACAGTTCTTCCTCTGGAAGCCCTGGATCTCGCAAGTTGCACCCTTTGTCCCTCCCCCAGATCCCCCACATGTCACCCTAAATTATGATGTCCACTCTGATCTCTGTTATCAAGACGCTTTTGACGCCATAGCAGACACCAGATGGGACATCCACTCTCAAAACATCTTTGTGGGACGTGAAGGCGTAGCCGCCTCGGTCCAGCTAACTCCTGAACAGTTGCCATGGTTTGTTATGACTGAGGAATCTGCCCCACATGTTTCACTCGCCCTGCACCCAGGGTATGAGGCCAAATCATTTAGTCCGATGGTCAAGACAGCCCTGACTGCCACCGACTGGACACTCACTCCTCTCCCCAAGGTTCAATACTCTCCCTCCACCAAAACCTTCCGCATTCTCTGTAAGGGTCGAGACACAGCTTTTCTCCAACATGACTTAATTGCTAGGCACCATGGTAGGGAAAGGACTGACCATCAAGATGCTAAAGCCATGTTAGATGGTCTTCCCACCACTCTCTGGTCACAAACACCGACTGATGTAGGTTTAGTGCATTGTGCCCCGCTGACCTTTCACCTTAGGCCATCTCCGCCTGTATGGATACCACAATACTCATGCTCTAGGGAAAAGCAGCTAGGCATTTCAGATACAGTCACAGGATTGATTGAGGCAGGGGTTTTAGAACCTTCCGTTCCCCAGTGGAACACACCTCTCCTCCCAGTTTTAGAAAGCAGAAACAGGTAA
- the LOC120551550 gene encoding uncharacterized protein LOC120551550 — MGPLFRVGAQDKYRPFAMGDLQGLVDKLPPIAEGGGNWLGKLEGLTAGYKLALGDFRAITHRCMLATDVRELETGAGTLTLADSVPFTRVSTAIGKHLRDRYPISKAAAIPKFKWDAKQNPRDFLDYCKEKWINQTGCHPGKPGVQQEWYRTAVLKGVPEPVKQAIEENPDMIGADSTKWERHIIFHMTRAQDNQDTEESGLKELQAQLLKIQLAEARQKINEGKKDKDKKGRHVMALTAGPPTPDLFPIPDWIPAPPHTQPQSYAQPPPYRRGPPQWQQNSGRGYGRGGGRPGRGRGGPPRGRTPGACFVCGQMGHWSKECPQRGGHQGGRGYQQRGPYQPLQGPPTGPPQAQFQMTEWNWAGWEPGQQQPQ; from the coding sequence ATGGGTCCCCTTTTCAGAGTGGGGGCCCAAGATAAGTATAGACCATTTGCTATGGGTGATCTGCAGGGCTTAGTCGATAAACTTCCCCCGATAGCAGAGGGTGGAGGTAACTGGCTAGGAAAATTAGAAGGATTAACAGCAGGCTATAAATTAGCCCTAGGAGACTTTAGGGCCATAACGCACCGCTGTATGCTAGCAACCGATGTGAGGGAACTAGAGACAGGAGCAGGTACACTCACCCTGGCAGATTCCGTCCCCTTCACCCGCGTATCCACCGCTATAGGCAAACATCTGAGGGACAGATATCCCATTTCCAAGGCTGCTGCCATCCCTAAATTCAAATGGGACGCTAAACAAAACCCTAGGGATTTCCTAGACTATTGCAAAGAAAAATGGATAAATCAGACAGGTTGTCACCCTGGTAAACCAGGAGTACAGCAAGAGTGGTACAGAACTGCGGTGCTTAAGGGAGTTCCAGAACCAGTTAAACAGGCTATTGAGGAAAATCCAGACATGATTGGTGCAGACTCCACTAAGTGGGAACGCCACATAATTTTCCACATGACACGCGCTCAAGACAACCAAGACACAGAGGAATCTGGCCTTAAAGAGCTTCAGGCTCAACTGCTCAAAATACAATTAGCTGAGGCTAGGCAAAAGATTAATGAGGGAAAGAAAGACAAGGACAAAAAAGGCAGACATGTCATGGCTTTAACTGCAGGGCCCCCCACTCCTGACCTTTTCCCCATTCCTGACTGGATCccagcccctccacacacacaaccacaatccTATGCCCAACCCCCACCCTATAGGCGGGGTCCTCCCCAATGGCAACAAAATAGTGGGAGGGGAtatgggagaggaggagggagaccaGGGAGGGGGCGGGGAGGCCCGCCCCGAGGGCGAACTCCAGGAGCCTGCTTTGTCTGCGGTCAAATGGGACATTGGTCTAAGGAGTGTCCACAGCGAGGGGGTCACCAAGGGGGAAGGGGTTACCAGCAAAGGGGTCCATACCAGCCACTGCAGGGACCACCGACAGGGCCACCCCAAGCACAATTCCAGATGACTGAATGGAACTGGGCTGGCTGGGAGCCAGGTCAACAACAGCCACAATGA